The following nucleotide sequence is from Leopardus geoffroyi isolate Oge1 chromosome A1, O.geoffroyi_Oge1_pat1.0, whole genome shotgun sequence.
ttaaatattgctgttATAtcctatgtaattttttaaaatctcctttaaaGAATATAATGTTTACATATACTCTGAGGTAAACCCCATTTACCAAGTAAGTAACGtaacaaaacaaaccaacttTAAAGCTTCTGTTTGGCAGGGATTAGCATGGGTAAGAAAATGGAAGATATTAATGAGATGGGGAGAAAATCAGATTTCTTCTCtcagtcagagaaaagaaaggcaattaCAAACTgtaatgtaaacaaaaatataagaaagtcaGGGCCCAAATACGTAGCAAACTAAAATATAGTATGATTTTGAGAAATTTGTGAGTGTAATAAGGGATATTCCAGCTGCCACATTCTTCTTAAATGACAAGTCAAAATACTCaatctggagagagagaagttgCAGCCCTTTGCAGTGAATGACGTTTACATAATCACCATGTTGTAAATGCTGTTGATTTTCAGCTTTTAGAatctacatataaataaaataggaagacaAATAACGTTTACAGAACAAGAATGGAAATGTAATCAATCTCAGCAGTGTACAAAGTAGACAGGAGTGGGGCACtggaaatggggaagaaaagaagaaagcatggTGGGGGCTAGCATTCTCCTCTCAGATGCTGTGCAACACTGATGAGTAAGTTGAGGTTTTAAGTTTACTACTTAAGTTACAAATTTGGGTAACTAATGGAAGAATTAAAGAGAATAATATAGCTATTTGAAAGGTTTAGGACATGCCACTCTAAgctatgccactttggcatattgattattttgagtgGAAGGCAATTGGAAAGCAGCAGATGTGGGAAGGCTTTCTACCTTAGGCTTTCTGGCCTCTTCCTTTCTACCTAAAATCAGATCGTTAAATTTCCCATGAGAAAGGtgccctccctgtaccaggaagagaagaatgTTCTTATCACCAGACACTGGGAGTCGATGCTGAAATGGGCCTCTACAAACAAACCTACTAAAATAACccttatcttccattagtttccCTCATATATTTCTTAGTCACTTTCCCACAATTTACTGTCCCTAGTCCAAGCCCCTTTGTCTTGTCACATCTCCATAATTTATTGTTCTTTGtgtaaaaaagtatataaaccTTTTGGCCTAATAGCTTCTTtgggtctttgttttccttttaaggacttccatgtacatgtaaaaatattaaataaaatttgcgTGCTTTCCTCCTGTTAGTCCATCATGTCAGTTAATTCTTAGGCCAGCTCCTGGGTCTAAGAGCGCAGAAGGAAGGTTTTCCACCCCTATGCTGCCCAAAAACCTGTAGAGTGTGGGGAAGCAGAGGGTAGACATCTATTAAATCATAGTTTTTCAGGATTGGCAGTTAATTGAGAATGTCTAAAGAAATAGCAGTGTCAAGTATATTGTGAGTTAGGACAATAATCCCCAGAACTAAATACAGAAGTGGCTCTAAATGGTAAACTCTGGGAAGCAGCACTATAAGTGAGTAGGGAATAGGGAGAGATACGATTTTAATGTCATATAAGCAGTTGCgttgataaaaagaaatgggaaaaaaaagttgtattgACCAGCGATAAAATTTGTTCAAAGGAgcgacccctgggtggctcagtcggttcagtgtctgacttcagcccaggtcatgatctcctggtttgtgagtttgagccccacatcgggctctgtgctgacagcatggagcctgcttcagatctcctgccttgctctctctgctcctcctctgcttgtgctctctctctcaaaaataaataaacttaaaaaaaatttttttttaatttgttcaaagGAGCAGCATGCCAGTCAGATTCCCCAGTGAATTCTAATTAattagttttgaaattttaagcaAAGAAACATTTCGGTGATAGAAAAATACTAAGTGTGATTGCAGGTattttattaactaaaatttatttatttatttattttttatttttttaatttttttttttcaacgtttatttatttttgggacagagagagacagagcatgagcgggggaggggcagagagagagggagacacagaatcggaaacaggctccagactctgagccatcagcccagagcccgacgcggggctcgaactcacggaccgcgagatcgtgacctggctgaagtcggacgcttaaccgactgcgccacccaggcgccccttaactaaaatttaaaatgtagccTGTAAGCgttttaattttcctaaatttgCCCTATGTGcaggaaaaagaattatttcaggtCTGATACAGATAGGTGAATACCACTTTTGTTAAGAGagatcttggattttttttttttttttttttttgagacaagaCAAAATGAACTGCTGTGAGGTACCTCTCAAAGGTACAAAATTTTTGGAATCATCCAGAATTTAGCCTGTTTAATATAACATTTAAACTCTTTCCTTGTGCaaaattttcaacttattttttcccataaGAACACACCTCTAAATTTATAATGCCAATCATTGAAAAACAGCATTTATTATATAAACATTCCCTCTGTCTGCAAGGCCTGGGCATCAGTCTCTAGGATCACACCCCACTGGCTTGTGTAGGTGCTTGCAGGTACCATGTTCAGAGGGAGCAGACCAGGAGGTGGGCTCCTGGGGACGTGGCCATGTGAAGCCGTGTATCTCCGGTGCCATCCTGTGGTTGTGATGCTGAATTagagcatgttttcattttctctccaggAAGGCCCTTTTGTCTACTTGTCTTTCGTAGGAAACATCGCAGATTCCGAAGGCTTGATTGCTTCATTGTGtgagtaatttaaaatgtttgcatttgaAACGTTTGAGGAGATTAATTGCAAGTGTGGCTGTCCATTAAATGAGTACCTGTAGCACaaattgtatgatttcatttatgtgaaatgtccagaataggtgaATCTAAAGACACAGATTAtaggttagtggttgcctagaACCATGCGGAGAAGGGGTGCCAGAGGAGGGGGGTGAAGAATGAATGACTGATAATGGGTATGGGTTTCTTTGCGGGGGGGAGGGGTTaatgaaatgtttgaaaaatttcaTTGTGATGATTCAAATCTGTGAGTGTACCGAAACCCATTGAATTGGACACTTCAGATGGGTGCCTTGTATGAcacatgaattatatctcaataaagctgtatactaaaaaatattcttaGTGCAGACTGAAGAGTTTGCAGTATTTAAACTGGGTGTTTCccatatttttaatatcagctctcagtttattatatatatgtatctgtagtCTTGTAGATAATTTCCAAAACTCCTGCTGCTCTGCAGAGCTATTAACTGGTTTTCCCTATCTTCTTCATGCTTACTGTAAATCAGTTGACGTTCCATCAGTTAGTATCGACTTCCTCTCATGTACTGTGTCAATTTTGACAAGTGAGCCATGTAACAACAGAGTCCTTTGCCACTATTACAGAACTGCCTTGTGCAAGGTAACTTCTTTCAGATTTTGCTTCTGAAATTCTGCGTCATTTGTCTCATTTCTTCCATGATTCTGAAATCAGATCCTCCAGCCAGGATCTGTGTTGGGACTCCGGTTCATCACTTGTGTTAGGAAACTTCTGGAGAATTGAGAGAGCTATAGTTAGTGCTTCTCAAAGCAAACCATGTGTCATCTTTGATGCCTGCCAGGTCCTAGCCAATGGTAGCTCAGGGAGCCTGATCCCCACTTTAGGAGTGAAATGCTGCTTGTGCACCTTTGTGTGTGTAATGTGATGAGTTGGCCAGATTAAACTGTGCTTGGGAATTGCCTGGGAGGCCCGAAGGCTGAAAGACCCCAGCCTAAGTCATTGTCCTCCACCCTGGCTGTCTGGCCTGGCATCAGAGCAAGTGAACAGCCCAGATTTGACTTAGTCCCATGAAATGCAAATGTCTAACATGATTTTTATCAGTCATCTTCAGTTTAcattttttgccttaaaaaaagtgaaagccCATTTAATGGTGGGGTCCTTTAttcttgagaaaaggaaaatccaaTAGATTAAAGTAGTACTTCTCAGACTTTAAAGTGCACCAGATTGCCTTGGgctcttgttaaaatacagattctgattcagaggGTCTAGGGTAAGGCCTCCCAGATGTGGATCAGTAGACTATCCTTAGATTCACAAGGATGTAGAGCTGGCTTATAAGCATTATGTGGACCCTGTTAAAGGAGAATGATTCATGCCACTGGTTAAAGATGataaagaagaatttatttaGGAGGTACTACTACAGTGGGGGCTTGTAGCAGGGGAGAAAGATCGGGCTCAACTCCAAATACAGCAAGGAAGGTggaccttttttttaatgtttatttatttttgagagagacagagacagagtgtgagtggggcaggggcagagagagagggagacaatctggagcaggctccaggctctgagcaagctgtcagcacagagcctgactcagggttcgaactcacaaactgtgagatcatgacctgagctgaagttggacacccaaacaactgagccacccaggcgccccaggaaggtgGAGCTTTATAGCCAAGAAGCAGGtggggtcagtggatggaaaattactaagaagaAACATTGAGGTTtggagggttcttttttttttttttttttttaattttttttttttcaacgtttatatatttttgggacagagagagacagagcatgaacgggggagggtcagagagagagggagacacagaatcggaagcaggctccaggctctgggccatcatcagcccagagcccgacacggggctcgaactcacggaccgtgagatcgtgacctgagctgaagtcggacgcttaaccgactgagccacccaggcgccccaaggagggTTCTTAATAGACTGACTCAACAGGATTCTTGCTGCAGGCAGGCCAGGGTGATATGACATACAGGGTGTAGATGAGGAATTTGATCAGTTATCAAGAGTGATCAagtatctgcacccccatgttcacggtagcattattcacagtagcaaaggcatggaaacaacctaagtatccattgatgaatgaatggataaagtgtgtgtggtgtgtgtgtgtgtgtgtgtgtgtgtgtgtacgtgtgcatgcagtggaatactatttagccataaaaaatcaaaaaattctgccattgtgacaacatggttgtaccttgagggcattgtgctaagcgaaacaagccagacagagaaagacaaatactatataatctcacttatgtgtggaatcctaattaaaaaaaaaaggcaaaaacaaaactgaaactcctagaaaaagagatcagatttgtggggTGTGGAGATTGAGGGAATTGGATAAAGGTGATTAAGAAGTGcaaacctcggggcgcctgggtggcgcagtcggttaagcgtccgacttcagccaggtcacgatctcgcggtccgtgagttcgagccccgcgtcgggctctgggctgatggctcagagcctggagcctgtttccaattctgtgtctccctctctctgcccctcccccgttcatgctctgtctctctctgtcccaaaaataaataaaacttgaaaaaaaaaaaaaaattaaaaaaaaaaaagaagtgcaaacCTCTAGTTACAAGATAGAGGAGTACTGAGGATGTAATGTACCACATAATGACTCTAGTTACCACTGCTATAAGTTTTCAAGAGAGTGGATCCAAAGAGCTCTCATCATCAGGAAGAAAGCacctctttttcttatttttttttttgtatctgtgtaAAGTAATGGATGTTCACTAAACTCATTGCAGTCATTTCACAACAGATGTAAACCAAGTCAATGTGTTGCACACCTTATACCTACCCAGTGCTGCTTGTCAGTTACATCTCAACAAAACTGGTGGTGGGGGAAGCGAGCAGATACCAAGAAAGGGGGATTTTTGCTGTCGTGACCTAGTAGGATTCTTGGCTAAAACTGGACTAAGCGAGCCAAGGACAGAGCCCTGGACGGGGGGCCTTGTTGAGGAGAGGGCTCAGAGGACCCCAACTCAAACTTGGTCAAGAACACAGTCTTTGTCACCCCTCACCCTCTCCTAATCACTCTGGGGTGAAGGGCCCAGCTGTGGCTCAGGGACTGGGATCCTACTCCAGCCCCAGCGTGTCTTTCCCTCTAAACTTCTGCCTGAGCCTGGCAGTCAGTCACAGAATAAATGATACTAATCACATCATCAGGCTTACTAACACTCTGTTTGCCCTTTTGCTTTCTAGGTGTTTAACCAGCAGAAAAAATGACCAGAGTTAGGTGGCAGAGGAGGAGATGCCAGAGGCTTGATGCGCTGGGACCACCTTCCTCTCCAGCAGTGACCCCGGGCCCCATCCACGCGCGTGCAGgcaggcatacacacacacacacacacacacacacacacacacacacacacagtctccttCAGCTCTGCTGAACTAAATGTGATTTTAGACACACTGTGTTCCCTCCATTCCAGGCCTTTGTGGCGCGCGTGCTCCTCCCTGAAGCACCCTCTCCTTCACCCAGTTCATGGGTCACCTCTTGTGGTGTAAGGCCCGAGATTAAAATCCGTTATTATGTGTGCCTTGACATCTGATAAAATCTGGAGGGACTCACATGGCCTAACCATAAGAGGAACCCCACTCTGCTTCCTCATGTGAGGTCCCCTAGCCAAGCGACCCTCCTTGTCACAGGGACCAGGCATGGTGCCTACGGGTCCCTGAGGAGCAAGTGGGCTTCACTTCCTTGCCAGCCCCCCAAATTATTGGAGGAAGCCAATCCCATCTTGCCTCAGGAACCAGGGGCCACCCCATTGTCGTTACTGCAGAGCTGGCTCCTGTGGCCCCCCCGTGCAGCCCTGTGTGGTGCAGTGTCATCTCTCCCCaggctgtgagtgtgtgtgactAGTAAATTGCCATCAACCTCATCTATCCAGTGCGACCTGTCTTGTGTGGCCATCCCTATAACCCGAGGGTGGGACTCCTTCCCTCACCAACGGGGGGAAGAGGAAGTGATCAAAACACCTCACCTCCCTCATCTGGCTTAAAGTGTCACTTCCTCCATGTCCCATGCTCAGTTGCCATCACTTATGACAGGGTCCAACCTCATGGAACGGGAGCTTCCAGCGGGCCACCTGTGCCCTAGGCCCTAGCTGATGCTACCTTCCCCAGGCCCAGCACAGAACCTTCCATATGCTCCAGAAGATTTGTTGAATTAAAGAATGAACGAATGGTGTTATTTTTGAGTGTCTAAACAACTACTAATCTCTTAGTTCCTAAAGCACTGACATTTTTCTTAAGTGACACTTCCTTAGACTTGGGGTGCACTAGAGGGAACACTTCAGGTATTGTGTCTGTGTTTAGATTTACAGGAAAAGCTTCCTTTCACTAGTATGTTGTTTTTCAGTTCATTCCTGGGCTGGCGGTCGGCTAAGGACTAGCAGGAAAGCTCTGCCTGTCCTGCTGGCCCTGTCTGGCCTTTCAGAGTCTCTGCTCAGCTTGTGTCTGTGTGTTATCTCATTAAATGACTAATCCTGTTTATTGGCCTTTCTTTCTGCCAAGACAGCCTTTCATTAGAACCTGTTGTCCCTAGCCCTGAGGGATCCTACCTTGGGCCATTAATAGAGACTAGAGCTTTGTCCTGCTGCTTCACCAATCCCGATTATGTAGCTAATATTTGATGATTCATACCTTGTCTAAATAATGTGAGAATAATattgaaaggagagaagaggtgagactttcatttaaaaatattttttttaatgtttatttttgagagagagagacagagtgtgagctggggaaggggcagagagagaatccaaagcaggctccaggttctgagctgtcagcacagagcctgatgtaggactcgaacccaccaactgtgggattggatcatgacctgagctgatgtcagacgcttaaccagctgagccacccaggtgccccgagactttgattttttttactctGATCATTTGAGATCTTAGGACTGGCATGTATTagtttgataaattaaaaaaagggaagagggagagagggaaggagggagagagggaaacagagaggaaggaaggaagggtgggttGGCTCTCCCAGTGCATGGCTCCCAGTCCTGCTCTAAAAAGACTTTCTCACCTCATTCtttctagaagaaacaatcctgaTAATGGGGTCTGGAAAGATCTTTTAGGGCATGCCCACTCCCTGGTGAACACATTTGAGGCCTTTGTGGTGGCTGTTGTTAGTGACTCCTGTCTGGACTGAAACATCCCGTTTGTCCATGTGGGATTCATTCTCTGTGTCATTACcattccaccctcctccccccgaACCTCCCCACTGCCAGTACAGGGCTCAATTTCTCTTCAATTATTAATAAAcacatgtttttttaataaacatttccttAATAATAATTTTCCCACATCTAGATTATACCTACAGACTTTATATGGGAATTTTGAAGTAAGGAACTGTAACACAGTTAACAAGCTAATTATTAGAGATGGTCTTTGCAAAATCTGGCTGTGTTGAATTAATTCAGAATTCTGTTGCTTATAGTAATGATAGCAGGGGTGAAAAGGGCACATGTATGCAAGCACTTTGGGAATGAAATCCTTTTACAAATATACCAAGATATTGTTATTAGTACTTGTGCGGTAAATGCGTTTCAGCCTCCGTTCTCCTCTTGCCTTCCACTAAGGCATTATGGGCAGCGTAGGGAGTGAcagtttctctttttgtctcctCGTTAGGGGAAAAAAGGTCATTTTCACTGACTGTCATAAAAATAGTTGCCAGATGAGTAACAAAATGTATTTCACTTTTAGGGAAAGAATATGGCAAAGCTGATGCAAGATGGCTTTATTTTGACCCAACCATTGTGTCTTTGGAAATTCTGACTGTTGTCTTGGATGGGTCTCTGGCATTGGTCCTCATTTATGCCATAGTCAAAGAGAAATATTATCGGTAAGTGCTCTTCTCCTGGCCTGCTGAAGAGAGGAGAAACATTAGCTGTCTCAATGCCTACATGGCATTTGGAGTAGATTAGGACCACATTCATTTGTtagattagaaatgaaaattgttCAATATTAGATAGGAAGCGTGGTGCCACCAGGATAATTTCAgatgattcaaaataaaaactataggaAATAGGATTGTAGGGACCATGTAGTCATTCTACGAGGAAGGAAGTGTGAAGAGCATTGGATGATTTTTCACCAATATTTTGGAAAGTAAAGGGTAATGCCTCCAACCCTTTCCCAATCGCCCCCCAAATCTTGAAAACTcctattccaggggcgcctggttggctcagtcggttgagcctccgacttcagctcaggtcatgatcttgccattcgtgaGCTTGGGCCGCATCCAGAatccacttcagatcttctgtccctcccctctttctctgcccctgccccactctcactgtctgtctcaaaaataaaaaaaaccttaaaaaaaaaaaagaaagaaaactcctaTTTCACTTTACACCAAGTAAATTCTCTTAATTTGGAATTAGATATGCAGGATAAATCTTTTCAGAAACAGGTTGTGGAGGGTgtgaggaaggcaggagagaggaaagggaggagaaaggtGGAAGATTAACCACTGTCAGTCAGACTCTGAGACTTTcaactctcttccctccctcctaccctttccattcctttccttctttcagacAAAGTGACTTGGGCAAATAGGATGCTATCCTGGGGATGATTCCCAAAACAATGTCAAATAGGCACAATTGCATTCAACTTTTTAGCGTCTTGAAtcaaagaagtattttttaaagcttcgtCACAGAATTTCAGGTTTGAACGAAACCTCTAAGGTCATTTAGTCCACTTTCCTCCCACCCAATTTTACTTAGATAGTTGgcaggaaaaattaaatttcttcctgGTGTCTTGATATATCTTTGTCTCTATGATCTTGGTTGTAGATTTACTACCTGCACCCATTTGTTTAGTACTTGAACCATCTATAATATCTGCATTGTTGAGTACTTACATATCCACATATCTCGTTTACTCTCCACCATATTCCTTGAGGAAGGAACTGTTATTACTATCCCCTTTTACAGCCAGTAAAATTGTGGCTTGTAGCAAGATTCGCATCTAGGTCTCTCTTTGCTGGGTGAGATGTGACCTCCATAAATCTTCCTAAGAGTGGAACAGGATACCTAATCTTCTAGGAAGGGCAGTATTGCTTCTCCAGAGAAAGCATGGATCTCCCATGAATTAGATTGACTTGCCCCATTGAAGGAGCACTGTGGGAAACCTGAGGTCCAACTTCAGAGAGGTCTTCTGCTGGAAGACGGTGTTAATGCTGCCATTTAAGAAAAGATGTCAGGATTCAGGGTGACAGGCTGGGCTGAGCTGGCAGCTTCATCCcgtgtttctttctctctaacaGGCATTTCCTACAGATTACCCTGTGCGTGTGTGAATTATATGGCGGGTGGATGACCTTCTTCCCGGACTGGCTTATGGGAAGCCCTAACCTCAACACCGACAGTTGGCTCTACTTTGGGGTCTATCTGGTATTTTTCAATAGTGTGTGGGTTCTGATCCCAGGACTGTTACTGTGTCAGTCATGGGTGGAACTCAAGAAAATGTATTACAAAGGAACCAGTAAAAAGTTTCAGTGACTTTTCAAAATCACAAACACTGATTTCTTGCTTTATAAGCCAGAATGGATCAAACCTTCTTGTTTGGCCAAAATGTAATGCATTCCAGtgtatactttccttttatagtGTTGTTCCTCAGCAGCTTATTTCAAATTGATTGCAAGGTGGcaagtctttgtttttgtttttgtttttgtttttcaattaaaTGACAATATGGGGAACAGAGagtaaattttaacttgtaaTAATAACATCTTTAATTATACACTTTTATGGCTCTATTAATTGTTCCACATTATTAAAGCCAATTATCATAAAATGCTATAGagcatattatattaattttttattccaaGAACCTATTGTTGCctcagcttttttaaaaatgtaaataaatccaagttagttaacatatagtgtgataataatttcagaaatagaatttagtgactcatcacttgcCTCAGCTTTTAATCCTCTCACTTATCTTTCGGTTACCAAAGTGAGACCAGACATGAAATGAATTCTCCTATTTTACATTTGTCCTTTATCAAATTTGTGAAGCCAACAGATATGATAGTAGCAGAACCCTGTGAGTAGATTAGAAATGGACCAAGTTTCACACAGACAGGTGacacaaaaggatacaaaaagcTGCAATAAGTTTGACTGCACTAAAAGTACTCTGTTCATCAGGTCACCACTAAGAGAGTAGAAAAGGAACCCAGAAGGTAGAAGGTATTTGCAGTACATACTACTGACAAAGGACCCATCCTGAATAAAGAACTCCTGTCAGTCGATTAGAAAATCAAATCGAaagttaacaaaatatttatgttttttgtgggtttttgttttttaattttttaaatatttattcatttttgagagagagagacggagctcaagcgggggtgggcagagagagaaggagacagaatcccaagcaggctccaggctctgagctgtaagcacagagccggacgcagggctcgaacccacgagccatgagatcatgacctgagccgaagtcagacacttaaccgactgagccacccaggcaccccttaacaaaatatttgaataactaCTTCATGAAAGAGAATATACAGATGAGAATTTAGGAAACCACAATAAGGTGTTCCTCCACACCTATCACAATGGTaaaagtggggcacctaggtggctcagttggttaagcgttcgacttcagctcaggtcatgatctcacagtttgtgggttcaagccctgtgtcgggctctgtgcatcaggctctgttctgagagctcagagcctggatcctgcttcagattctgtgtctctctctctctctctctctctctgcccttcccccactcatgctcttgtctctctctcaaaaataaataaacaaaatgctaaaAGTAAAAAGACTGACAATGAGGAGTG
It contains:
- the EBPL gene encoding emopamil-binding protein-like isoform X1: MGAGWELGAAAGRSLLLCSSLLVAGCALGLRLGRGRAATDRGVLAWLCYDALVHFVLEGPFVYLSFVGNIADSEGLIASLWKEYGKADARWLYFDPTIVSLEILTVVLDGSLALVLIYAIVKEKYYRHFLQITLCVCELYGGWMTFFPDWLMGSPNLNTDSWLYFGVYLVFFNSVWVLIPGLLLCQSWVELKKMYYKGTSKKFQ